A genomic window from Labeo rohita strain BAU-BD-2019 chromosome 6, IGBB_LRoh.1.0, whole genome shotgun sequence includes:
- the abraa gene encoding actin-binding Rho-activating protein: MSTAAVQQNRPFSRAVRKIKVASTVNSLAKSWQSWANKNTEKQDTIPSGWMPDTIIEDAKEKQKEKSEMKLLVMPRVVSVNNEDGADNQIKTVTVTKAITPKCNEYGKDLVSVIKEKINTNQLTSEDTKNFLGNESPTRRRYCGGKAGTLAKALIQKDEKITGSRGSSSDAEDSGLGEEASLSDNSDQNESEPKKHVNRHKIKIATMNDLRSKWQRFAEDHIEGQKLNPFSEEFDYGHAMAIRLHKGDAGYGRPKEGSKTAQRADRAQKHIHREMDEMCFIIRDMGQRDKEGRIRVTFGRLFDRYVKISDKVVGILLRCRKHKMVDFEGEMLWKGQDDDVIITLLV; encoded by the exons ATGAGCACTGCTGCCGTCCAGCAAAACCGGCCTTTCAGCAGAGCCGTCAGAAAGATCAAGGTGGCTTCTACGGTCAACAGCCTCGCCAAAAGCTGGCAAAGCTGGgcgaataaaaacactgaaaaacaagacaCGATTCCGAGCGGATGGATGCCTGACACCATCATTGAGGATGCAAAAGAAAAGCAGAAGGAGAAGAGTGAGATGAAACTCTTGGTTATGCCTCGCGTAGTTTCGGTGAATAACGAAGACGGCGCGGACAACCAGATCAAGACGGTAACGGTGACTAAAGCCATCACGCCGAAATGTAACGAATACGGAAAAGACCTAGTGAGCGTCATCAAGGAGAAGATCAACACCAATCAGCTCACATCAGAGGACACCAAAAACTTTCTCGGCAATGAATCTCCTACCAGGAGACGTTACTGTGGTGGAAAAGCAGGGACTTTGGCAAAGGCGCTCATACAGAAGGATGAAAAAATTACGGGATCTCGAGGTAGCAGTTCAGATGCTGAGGACAGTGGTCTTGGGGAGGAAGCGTCATTGAGCGACAACAGCGATCAGAATGAGAGTGAACCGAAGAAACATGTCAACAGACACAAG ATTAAAATAGCCACGATGAACGACCTGAGGAGCAAGTGGCAGCGGTTCGCTGAAGACCACATTGAAGGTCAGAAGCTCAACCCTTTCAGCGAAGAGTTTGACTATGGTCATGCCATGGCTATTCGACTCCACAAGGGCGACGCGGGATACGGACGACCCAAAGAGGGATCCAAAACAGCCCAGCGTGCCGATCGGGCCCAGAAACACATCCACCGCGAGATGGATGAGATGTGCTTCATTATACGCGACATGGGCCAGCGGGATAAAGAGGGACGTATCCGCGTCACCTTCGGCCGCCTGTTCGACCGCTACGTTAAAATCTCAGATAAAGTTGTGGGAATTTTGTTGCGCTGTCGCAAACACAAAATGGTGGACTTTGAGGGCGAGATGCTCTGGAAAGGCCAGGATGATGATGTTATAATCACATTACTAGTTTAA